Genomic DNA from candidate division WOR-3 bacterium:
GATCCCCTGGAAGACTGCGGAAGAAAGAATGCCCAGGGCGGTGGCCGGGTAATATATGCACATCGTTCTTAGAAAGACAATTAGATCGTGAGATATGCGCGCCGCTTCTTCGCTCATCGTGAACAGCGAAGTAATTGGCACGGCGAAGATGAAAGTGAGCGATGCTACAAACATCTCGATGATGATCCCGGTTTTGAGTGCGTATGTATGGACAATGTCGAGTTTACCATACTCGCGGGCGCCGAATGCCGCACCGGTTACGGATACTACGGCGGTTGCCATGCCGAGGAGCGGGAGCGAAGCGAACATTGCTACGCGCCAACCGGTCGTGAAGACCGCTACCCCGTCGGTTCCGGCGACCCTGACCGCGATCAGGTTAAGAAGTAAAACTGAGAAGGACATGGTGATCTGCATTATCGATGATGGCAATCCCACACGCAGTATATCATACAAAACATTTCTCTTGAAGCGAAACCCTTTTAATCTGATCGCTATGTATGTATCCTGTTTGATGCATACCCAGTAGAATAGTAGCGATGAGGATATTGCCATAGAGATGATCGATGCCCAGGCTGCACCGGCCACGCCCAGACGCAGCGTGTAGATGAATATCGGGTCGAGTATGATATTCAGACCTGCGCCGCCTATCATGGCGTACATCGCTCGTCGCACATCACCCTCGGCCCGGAGTAGAGCACTGGCAACATGGGCGAAAAAGATGATGACCGTGCCGAGGAACATCACTTGAGCGTAGGCGGTTGCCAGCGGTGCGACCCTGCCGGCGCCCATGCGTATGAAGATATCTCCAGTGAGTAAGTAGAAAGGAAGGGTAACGGATATTGAAGTGACGAGCAGTAATACCATCGAGTGCGCCGCCACACTGTCGGCGCCGGGTTTGTCCTGAGCTCCTATTCGCCGGGAAACAGCGGCAGCGCCGCCGACGCCGAGTCCGGTCGCCAATGCTATTATCATGAAGAAGAACGGGAAGAAGAATCCGACTGCTGAAAGGGCGTCCGGCCCGAGGCCAGATACCCATATAGCGTCCACGAAACTGTAGATGGTCTGCACCGACATTGCGACGATCATCGGGATGGAGAGTTTAATAATGGCTTTCTTGGGGTTGCCGAGCAAGGTTTTCACGCCTTCGGTTTGCCGTAGCTGATTGTCTGTGTTAGTCATTGCTGTGATATAGTGGAAATCGTATTATAGGGGAATATTCTGAAGTGTCAACAAAATCGTTTGGTGAGTTAATTCGCATACGCCTGCCGTGTTGACATAGGCAAGAAAATGAATATTCTTTGCATTGAAGGAGGTTTGTATGATGGATGGGGTGACTACCGAAAGAAATCGTATTGTTGCTCGCTTCAGGGATGGACGGTTGCTCAAAGGGTACACGCATGATTTCAACCCGGTAAAAGAGACTTTCCATATAACCTCTGAACTGGAGCATGATAAGGGGGAAATTTATGAAGTTGTCTGTCCAGACTTGAAGGCGATATTCTTTGTGAAAACCCTGGCAGGTAATGTAAATTACAAGGAGAAGAAGCGGTTCGATGAAGTCGATACAACCAACCTCCGTGGGATCAAGATAAAGATCGAGTTCAACGATGGCGAGGTGATGTGCGGGATCAGTCTCGGTTACAGTAAAAATCGCAAAGGGTTTTTTATTATCCCGGTCGATCCCCAGAGCAACAACGAGCGAGTCTATGTTATTGCCAGCTCGGTGCGTAGCGTTAAATTGGGGAGCGCCGCATTAGATTAGGCGTTTACTGACAAAACATTTCTTCATTTTTTTAGTATTCGTAGTGTTCGGCCGCTGTACGGTGAAGTATGATTACCTTCAATGATTTGATATGCAATGTGTCCCCGATTATGACAGATTGACTACTGCGCACAAAGGGGAACATGGATGCTCATGATATGATCTTGGGTATCAGGCCTTGTTGCGGTGAGCTGCGTACCGTGGCAAGGAATTCCATGCAGGGGCCGAGATATCTGCCCTGCTGGCTTGAGGGATAAGCGGGAGGCGCTGACCTGAGACGCTTTACAGTAAAGGGTTTGCGGGTATGCCCGTATTGCTTCTATCGATCGATTCATTGACTATTGACAAACAGTGTCTCTATACTATAATCCGTCCCCAAGTGAATTATCTGGTTATTGTTTGGGAGAAATGTCTAATGTCTGCCAAGCGTTAATGACTTCTGTGCTCTTGGTGTGACTTGTCTGTGCGGAATTACTCATCAGTCTGCAATCGTTAGATAGATGAGAAAATGATCCTTACATGGAGGTGCCATAGAACAGTAGAATTCGGCTGGGAAGAGAGTATTGGTTTTGCTTCCCGGTCTCTCTGATCTCGTGTGAGGTCGGAGATAGAAAAAAATTTGTACTAACAACTCACAAAGGAGGATAGGATGTTTAGCCAGAAAAAGGCTATTGCAGCAATAATCCTTACCGCATGCATCCTGATGGCCGGGCCGGCTGATGTAGAAGAGAATACGCAGGAATTCTTGAACACCATACCGATATACCAAGTCAAGTATCATGAAACATTCATAGAGGCGCCAAATCCGGTTTGGGATACGAACCGTGTCTATGCCGGTTCAAGCGCCAACCTGACGAGGAAGGTTGCGATCGGCAAATACTTTAAGGGCGCAACCGATGACACGCTTCGTGTGATAACGGTGCAGTCGGGCGGCACGCGTAACCTGGTCATTGCCACGGATACTACATCGACCGGTTTCGGCAAAGAGAAGTTCCGGATTGAAGAGCCCTATCAGTTCTCTGCCGGTACGCCCCACCCGGTTACAGTCGGTGATATTGACGGCGATGCATACACTGATATTGTCGCTGCGATGGCGGCCAGTCCGTACAAAGTAATTTGGTTCGAGTGGAACGGTGCGGCATGGGCGCCTCAGGATTCTTTCGCGGTGAATGCGGCAGTTTATGGTCTTACGATCGGCGATGCGAATAACAACGGGAATGCCAATGAATTGCTGGTGCCGATATACTCTTCGACCGGAGGCTACGCGGTGATGCACGCGGTCTGGACCGGTACAGCATGGGACACTACGAGGATAATATTCAGCCAACCAACTTACCCCCGTGATGTGGTGATCGCGGACATACGTCCGGACCTGACAGGCAACGAGTTTTATGTCTCGGGTACTTCGGCGATTGGCATGGCATACTGGAACGGCGCATCGTGGGATACGTCAACGGTCGCCACCGGTCTTGCCTCGACCGTCTATGGTATTGATGCGGGTGATGTCGACGGTAATCTTGCCGGGAGTGAAATCGTCGGGGTGCATAGTTCGAGCACGTACCAGATATCGGTGTGGAACTGGGACGGCGCTGCCTGGCAGGGAAGGGCATGGCAGTGGCAGTCGACCTCGATCGGTTCATACAATAGTATCGACATCGGGGATATTATTACGGATCACCCGGGGAATGAGGTTGTTGTTACCGGAGCAAGCACGACGCAATACCCGGCGGCGTTCTGGATCGCGGCTGACGGTTCAGGGTGGGTGAGTACGCTGCCCAAACCGGTGGCCAGTCAGACGCAGTACGGTGTTGCGATCGGTGACATAAACCGGTTCCGGAGCATGAACGAGGAATTCGTCCTCACCGGGTACGGCACGATCGTGGAAGTCGAGCAGTACGACTTTGTGAATGATGTCGGTGCCTCATGGGTGGTGATGCATAATCCGACATCGATCGTCAATCTGCAGGATACGATCACGGTAGGTATCTTTAACTCAGGATCGGCGTCACAGTCGGGCTTCAGTGTAGGATACCGGTTCCAGACAAGCCCCGCGACCGGCAGCGTGACCTATACGGGGACGCTTGCTTCCGGCACGATCGATTCGGTGAAAATACCGGTAACCATGACCTCCCTGGGCTGGGATACACTCTATGTGTTCACAAACCTGACCGGCGACGCGTATGCAGCCAACGATACAACCTTCTGCCATATCGAAGTCTACGACGAGAGCACCAAGGTTGCCTCGGGCTTCAACGCGATCAATTTCCCGCCACAGGATTGGACTGCGACCATACTCGTTGGTACGTATAACTGGGCAAGGTACGACAATCCCACATATCCTTCTGCTGGTGTGCTCGAGGGTTATGCGGTTGCTGGATATCGTAGTTACAGCGCGGCTGATGGTTCAATGGCACGTCTCAGGAGCCATCCGTTCAATATCGGACCGACACCGAAAAAGATAAAACTACATTTCTACATGTACGGCGATACTGGCGACGCGACTAATCATGATTCTATCTTTGTCCAGTATTCCTTTGACGATGTTACGTGGACGACGGTTGCTGGTTTTGACCGCGTGGATACGATAAACTCATGGCGCGTGTTTGATGTCGAGATCGGTGATTTTGCCGCTAACACGGATCTCTACGTAGGCTTCCTTGCCTGGAGTGACTACGGCAATTACATGTACATAGATTCAGCAAGGTTCTATGCGACGACGGCGACCGCGGCAATGACCGATGCGGGCGTCATGGCGATTGCGCCGATGCCTGCGCCGGTGATCGCTGGCGACAGTCTCGAGGTTGTGGCAACGATCAGAAACTATGGTCTTAATGTCTTGACGTCGATACCGGTATTCTATACGACGGGTGGCGCGGACACGACGACTGAAACATGGACCGGGTCAATGATGATCGGCCAGACCGAGGATTTCACCTTCTCTACGAAATTCGTGCCCTCCGGTTCGGGCGATGTCACGCTCTGGGCAGGCACAAAACTCCCGGGTGACCAGGATCCATCCAACGATACGACGAGTATTTCCTTCACGGTTTGTCCGTTCTCTAATGTGCCGCCCTACTTCAAAGACTTTGATGAGGATTGGTCTAATTCAACGAATCCACCGTTCTGCGGCTGGCAGATCGTCGACGGCGGCTCGCAAACGCCGAATATCGTGGATAACAATGACTGGCACCGGTATTTATACTCGACGCACGGTAGTAACGTGGCGCGGATCTACTACAGCCCGATCGAAGACCAGGATGACTGGTTAATATCACCCAGATTCGACTGCAGCGCAGGGGGTAACTACTCGCTGGCCTACTGGCACTACTACAACGACTATTCAACAAGCAGTCCAGATTCGGGTCGGGTACTCTTGAGCACGGATAATGGGACAAATTGGCAATTGATAACGATGTACTCAAATGCGGATGATTCAGGTTTCTACAACTTCGATATTACTTCTCTGGTTGCTGGTCAATCGCAAGTGAAGATCGCTTTCCATTATGGGGCATACAACGAGTACTGGTGGTATATCGATGATTTCCGCATTGACTTTGCCGCGGATACAACGGGTCCGGATATAGCGTGGGTTACGCTGCAAGGCAATACTTATAGTCCTGGTCCTTATGGTGTCAGCGCAACTATCACAGATGCATCCGGTATCTCAGCCGATTCGTTATACTATGTGGTGGATGATGGGGTGACGGCGGTCGGGCACGTGAGTGTGGTAGGTGATACCTTCACGTATCAGATGCCGACGCAGGCGCCGGGTACAGTGGTTGAGTACTATGTGGGTGCAGTAGATGCGCTTATGAACAGCTCGGCCAGCACTACTGAGCGTTTCTGGGTTCTCTCACCGATGGCACCGACCGATCTTGAGGTTGAGCTCCAGGCCGATACTACGGTGCTGCTCGAATGGTTGCCGCCGGGTGAGGAGCTCTCTTATCATGGAGCAATTGCCTACTACTGGTCGTCCGATGCCGGTGATATGGTTGCGACCCAATTCACGCCGCAGCATACACCCTGTAAATTGGAAGCGGCTTCGATCACCTTCTACCAGCAGCAGGATACCTTTGCCTTCTATGTCTGGGCAGATGATGGTTCTGGATATCCGGGTACACCGTTGTATGTGGATACCCTAATAAACACCCAGATATATCCTAATGCCGAGGTATTCGATCTTTCGGGTGAGGACATCGTTGTCGATGGTGATTTCCATATCGGGTACCAGTGGCTGGGTGACAACACGCCTTGGATACTCTGTGATGCCGAAGCGAACACGACGCGTAGCAAATATAATGAAGGTAGTGGATGGCTGCCGAGCGGATATGATTTCTTCACGACCGCGGTCGTCAGTTACATTCCGCCGACTACCGAAGGTATTGTTTCACGCCGTGTTTCGAACAGTGTAGTGCGGTCGTTCAGTGCGGGTCAGACCAAGATCGGTACCGAGCGAGCGGTGAGTGAGCGGGTGACTGAAGTGGTGCTGGAGCCGCTCGATGCTGCCGCGGTGCAGACATTGCTGGAGCGGATTCTGGGCATATCGAATTTCGAGGTCGAACGCAGTACGACACAGGGTGGACCGTACACTTCGATAGGCACCAGTACGATGAGTTCGTTTATTGACAGCATGCTGGTGAGCGAAAACGAGTACTACTATGTGGTGAAGGCGAACTATACGGCACCCGACACCATGTCGTACTACTCCAACGAAGTTGCGGTCGAGGTTGATTTCACTGCGCCGGTCTACGCGAACACGACATTTGATACGCTGGTCGCCGGGCCGTGGGTGGTGTCGACCGATATCACTGACTGGAGCGGACTGGATTATGATACGCTCGCCTATCGCGCCGATGGTGGTACCTTCGCTTACGTCACCAGCGACAGCATATCAGGTAATACCTACTACTATACGATACAGAGTTATCCGAGTTACACGCTGATCGAGTTCTATCTGTTCTGTCAGGATGCGTCGTGGTTCGTGAACACTGGTCAGGATCCGTTGACCGGTTACTATTCATTCACGGTTACCGGTATCAACGAGAATAACTTTGTTGGAATGATCCCCGACCACGTGTTCCTCAATCAGAATCGCCCTAATCCTTTCAGCCAGTTGACACGGGTCGAGTACGGCGTGCCGCAGAGCATGCATGTGAACATATCGGTTTACAATGCGGCCGGACAGCGGGTCAAGACACTGGTCGATGAGATCAAGGCACCGGGTTATCATGTTGTGAACTGGCAGGGTACTGATAATCTTGGCCGCCGTCTTGCCGAGGGTGTCTACTTCATGCGGATAACGACCGAAGAACTGAAGGAAACGAAGAAGATCATCCACGTCCGGTAATCATTAAGATCTGCAGGCAAAAGGGGCGGCTGAGGCCGCCCCTTTTTTTTCGTTGTGTTCGTTAATCTCGTTACTATCGCTATTCCCGTTATTATCGTTGAACATATTCAATATCGATCTCCTTCACGAGGTCATTCAGCATCGTCGTAAGGCCTTAGCCTTTCGAATTCCTTCTCGACTCACTTCGTTCGCTCGAAGAGTAATAGTCAATTACTGTTTGATCTTGTCGAGAAGTGCAGAACCGAAGTACGCGCCACGGAGCATTTAGTTTTTAACGTAGTAACGATATTAGCGAACCTAACGAGATTAACGAAATTATTGAGTTTGAAACCGTCGTGAGGTGAATGCTTTTTGTTCTCGATGCGTTTCTAACGAAACTTACTCGAACAGTAATGATTTCGGTATTCTTCGAGCTTGTCGAGAAGTGCAGAACCGAAGTACGCGCCACGGAGCACTTAGTTTTTAACGGTAGTAACGAAATTAACGCAATTAACGGTATTAGATTTCTTCGACCTTCATAGGCAGTCATCAATCTTGACATCGCTGTAAAAGTGTCTATCTTTGATGATTCATGTCTAATGCTGGTAAGTCATCCGAACTCCGCCATACAGTAAAATTCTCTGTCACCGAAGGTGTGTATACTCAGATCTATATTGCCCTGGCGAGTGCGGGTAGTGCCTTTGTTACACGATTCGCCCTCTTGCTCGGAGCCCTACCATACCATCTGGGACTGCTCGCGGCCATCGGTCAACTATCACTGGTTTTCCAACCTTTTGGCATCCTGATTACCAGAAGAGGAACATCCCGGAAGAAGATAATCGTCAAACTGGCGACCGCGGGACGGGCGCTCGCCCTGGTGTATGGGGTCCTGCCTTTCTTTTTTCCCCGCTACATTGCCATCTGGGTTTTCCTACTGCTGCTTTCACTGAGCACTTCTCTACATGCCATGGGTACGAATGCCTGGATAGCCTGGATCTCGGATATGGTGCCGGACCGTGTAAGGGGACGTTTTTTCTCGTGGCGCTCCCGCTATTTTATGATCGGAGGTTTACTGATCGGCTACGTGCTCGGTGCTTTCGTTGACGTATTCGATCCAAAGACGGTGGGTTTGATCGAAAGGTTGTTTAGTATAACCAATGCAGGCATTTTTTCTGCCGGGCATTTCGAATATGTATTTATTTTTGTATTTGTGATCGCTGCGATATTTGGATTCCTTGGTTTGACATTCCTGAAGCGTCAGCCAGAACGTCCAAGTAAAATAAAAAAAGAACACATAGCCGCGATGTTAATAAAACCGATGCGTGACCGCAACTTCCGTAAATTCCTGATATACAGTTTGTGGTGGATGCTTGCACTGGGTATCGGGTCTCCGTTCTGGCAGCCTTTCATGATACAGAAATTGCACATGTCTTTGGTCAATATCCAGGTCTATGGTACGATCAGTGCGATCGCATCGATTCTCGCATTGCGGCCATGGGGTATGATCATCGATCGGTTCGGTAACAAAGCGGCCATGCGCATCGCGATTATATTAGGTGGCATCAACCCGCTGGTATGGTTATTCGTCAATGTGAACAATACCTGGATATTGTACCTGGAGGCGATGACATCGGGCATCATGTGGTCGGGGACCAACATCGTTGCCATGAATTTTGTCCTGGCGATCGCCCCGAGTGATAGGCGACAGATCTATTCGGGGATTCTTGGTGCTTTTTCCGGAACTGCGATGATAATCACAATGCTACTGTCCGGCTTCTTTCTACCAAGGTCCATGGAGATACTGGGTTTGTATCTACACCCTGAACAGGTTTTGTTCGGGCTCACCGGATTGTTGCGCTGGACCGCTCATGTTCCCTTGAGCTGGGTGGAGGAACCAAGGGGCCAGCCATTTGGCGCTCTCATGTATTATCTGAGGCAGTCGGCAAAGGTGCGTATTGCTCAGTTCGTCGGACTCATCGTCCGCAACGGCGGCAACTACTCTGGCAGCGAGAATCGCCGCTGACCAATTACAGTTGACTTCAGTCGTCTGTCATTCGAACATCAACGATCTTATTATCCATTCTGGCAAGTGGGAATTTTGTGTTTATTGACAAATATATGATTATCCGTATAATTTAATTTGTATACAGGCATGAAGCGACGTCGCAAGCAGACTAAGCAGACATCGAAGCGATTCAGGCTATTAATTTTTGCTGCTGTTCTTGCGGTCCCGTTATTGTATTTGGGCAGAAGGATTTATCGATTTGCTGATGCGATCTTCGAAGAGAATAGCATGAATAGACAGCGAATAATACTCCGTGCCGAGAATGATGTTTTGAAACAAAGGATCGATGAATACAAGAAAGGCGGTCTAATTGAAACAAAGGCCAGGGAAGACCTGGGAATGATCAAGAAAGGTGAGAAGGTCTATCTAATACGCAAGAAATGATTTATCAATTACTTATTACGCCTTTTCGTCTTGAATCCTGCCGCAGCGAGACCGGCTGCGCAGCAGGCGAATTCGTCTTACTGAAGAGCAAAGAAGGTATCGATATCGGCAAAGTGGTCGCGCTGCAGAAAGATGAAACGGGGAGCGTGTACGGGGAGATTTTGCGGGGGGTTACCCATGAGGACCTGCAGAAGCAGTGTGAACTGCAGGAGTATGAAGATTTCTGCCTGATTGAATTCAAGAAGGCCGTAGATGACTTCGGCGTGGCGATGAAGCCGGTATATTGTCATTGCCAGTTTGACGAAGAGCGGGTAATGTTCTATTTCACGGCCGAGAAGAGACTGGAATTCCGCCGGTTGCACCGGCACATTTCCCAGAAATTGAACAAGCGTGTAGTTATCAAGCAGATAGGCGTTCGCGACTACTCCAAGCTCTTCGGCGGGATCGGTCCATGCGGCCGGAATCTTTGCTGTTCAGCATTCTTGAATGAATTGAAATCTATCTCCCTGCGAATGGCGAGAGAGCAGAAACTCTATGTCTCCCCGAGTAAAATTTCCGGTGTATGCGGCAAACTGCTCTGCTGCTTGAATTTCGAAGAAAATTTCTATACCGATTTTCAGGAGAGAAACCTCAGTCGCACGATGCAGGTCGATGAAGAAGAATAGACCTGCGTCGAGCCCGAACCCCCAAAGTCGCTATGAAGACAGATGATCTGTTTCGTCTTGTTAAGACCCTGCGGGAAAAGTGCCCATGGGATCGGTCTCAGACCCTTCAATCCTTAAAAGGGAAAGTGATCGAGGAATCCTACGAACTCGTCGAAGCGATCTCTGAAGACGATCTTGCCGCGATCATGGAGGAGATCGGCGATGTCATGTTCCTTGCCATGTTTCTTGCTCGCATTCTGGAGGAGGATGGTAAGGTAGATTTTGATCAACTCATCGAGTCGACGATAAAAAAATACCGTGCCAAACATCCGCATGTGTTTGAAGAAAAGGAACTCAAAGACGAAAATGCGGTCCTGGAATTCTGGCACAAGAGTAAGGAAGATATCTTCGCAGGAATACCTGAAATCCTTCCGGCTCTTCTGGCGGCGAAGGTGATCCAGGAAAGGGCAGCAAGGCTCGGTTTTGACTGGCCCACACACGCAGGGCCTCTTGGTAAGGTTCGCGAAGAACTCAGTGAGATCGATAAGGGCCAGGGATCTGAGCGCCACGAGGAAATGGGTGATCTCTTATTTGCCTGTGTGAACCTGGCACGCCATCTGAACATCGATCCCGAGGATGCCTTGAGGAACGCCAACAAGAAATTTGTCAGACGGTTCAGGAGGGTCCTGAAAGAATTGAAGAGTAGGGGCCGTGACATCGATAGCGTCGGTCTTGAAGAGATGGACGCGATATGGGATGAGATCAAAAGACAAGAATAGCCAGTCAGAGAATATAGAGCGCGAAGTAGACGAACTCAGAACCGGTCTTGTGCAGCTCGGTATAGATTTCGATGCTGACGTGATCGCCCGCTTTACGGATTACGTTAGGATCCTTTATTCCTATCACGGTAAGTTGCACCTCCTCTCTCACAGGGATTACGAACGCATAAGCAGGAGGCACTTTCTACCGTCATTGGCTGCCTTGCAGTATGTGAGGAATCATCGCCGGGTATGTGATGTCGGCGCAGGTGCCGGATTTCCTTCTATCCCCCTGAAAGCATTACTGCCCGCGATCGATCTGGTGATCTTTGAATCAGTGGCCAAGAAAGCGGACTTCCTGAGATTCTTGGTGGACGGAATTCGCCTTGAGGGAGTCGAGATAAGGAATGAACGAGCAGAGGAATATTCGGGTGAGGGATTTGACCTGATGCTGTTCAGGGCGGTTGGGAAGGTCGCAAAATTGCTGAGGTTGGTTGACAAGTTACTTGTTCCGGGAGGCGAAGCGATCTTCTACAAATCGCAGCATGTTAATACGGAGCTTCGGCAAGCTGAGACCGTGATGAAAAAGAAGGGTTATACGGCCAAGGTGATCACCGTATCGACACCCGTGGAGGGTCTGCCGCTCGCTCTGGTGATATTGAACAAGCCGTGTTGAAATATCGATAGAGATATTCAGCGTTCTCGTCGGAGTGGTACTCTCTTGACAGCCTGGTATAAATGAATATACTCCGTGGAGTAAATAAGGAGGCAACATGGCATACAAAATTAATGATGAGTGCACTGCATGTGGGCTATGCGAGCCGGAGTGCCCGGTTCAGGCGATTGCGGCTGGCGATCCGATTTACGTCATCGACTTTGACAAATGCGTAGAGTGTGAAGGTCACTTTGATGAGCCTCAGTGTGCTGCGGTCTGTCCGGTAGATGCATGCGTTCCTGATCCGGATCATCCAAAGAAATAAATCCATATTTCGGGATTAAATGCGTAATGCGGTCGGAAAAACCGACCGCATTTTTTTTGAAAAAATACTGGGCTAAGACGTTTTATCTATTTTGCCGCCAAAGTGAATTGTGCATCCAAGTAAGCGCCTTCGGCATCAGTGGCGCGCACAAACACCTCAAAAACCTCTGTTTGACCGGCAGTTCCATATATGACACCATTTTCCTTATCGATCATAATGCCAGAAGGTGCGTCCAGGAGTTCAAAGGAGAGGGGGTCTCCGTCGGGATCGAATATTGGGAGTGCGTAATAAACGCTGTCAGTGGCGCATTTTACCGAGTCGATCTTCATCTTGAAGGCGGGTGGAGAATTGGCAATGGTGATCTCAAAAGGGAAGGGTTCGGACCGGTCATCGCCGTCATCGGCAAAGGCGGCACCTGTTATCACGTCATTCTTCTTAAGCCCGAGAGAGCTGAGTTGGAGAACATTAGAGGTGTTGGGTAACACTTCATCGTTTACCAGCCAATGAACGACCAGATCTATTTCATCCTGATCAGCATCTTCGAAGAGGGCGTTGAGCGTGATCTGGGGTGTTGTTACGTATACCATCTCAGGCATGACCGATACCGAGACGATCCTTGGCGCCATACCACCAATGGTCACTTCACCAGACCGCATGGTCTTTCCGTATGTCTTTCCGTCGTATGGCGTAACCTCGGCAAATATCTTATCTCCCTTCTTGATATCGGGGTAGGTGAAAGACATACCTTCACCGATCTCATCTTCGTTGACGAACCATTTTACGAGATAGGTGATCGGATCGCCATCCTTGTCCGAGGCAAGAATCCGTGCGGTTATTTCCGAACGAACGTTTGGATTCAACGGAAGGAGGGTCACGCTCTGCAGTACCGGTGCATCGTTGGATGAAATGGTTCCTTCCTCTTTCTTGCCGCCGCACGTGGTGACGAGCAGCACGATAACTAGCCAGAATGCGATGGTGTTTCTATTCAATTTTCACCTCCACTATAAGAGTATAGGCAATTTATCAGGCAAGTCAATCTGTGTTTGTGCATGCGTTCGATAGAGGGTCAGGACATCATTAAACGTCCTGACCCTCTGCGAATACATAATCCTATTCTTTCGCGATTAGTCTGCCTTTTTTCACTTCGTACAAGCGTTCAACCCTGACATAGGTCCTGGCTCCTACCCGGCTTTTCCTGTCACTAATGAGGGAGGCCGTAAAAGGAAAGGAGATGTTCTGTGCATCTTTGGGCATATTCTTGTATACCAGCGATGCACGGGCATTCTGAACGTAGACCCTGAGACCATCGACCAGAACGAGTGAATCGCCTTCGATGCTATGGACCATACCTAGAAAAGTCTCTTCTGCAAACAGGCAGAGAGAAAATGTCAGTAGGAGTAGTATTATTGCTTTCATCATGACCTCCTTATCTTCCTTTCCAGAGTATCACGCCACCTCTGGGAAGGCCAGGAATTCCTGTTTGTGGCGACACTATGACGCCGCCAACCTGGATGAATACCTTTGTTTGGTCAGCCGTGACGTAGAGTGCTGGTTCGGAAGGCATCCCCGAGCCAAGGCCAAGTGAGATGTTGTTGATGTTTCCAGTCGAGCCTAGGAATGGTTCAGTATACGCGGTGCCCGTTTGATAATAGAGGGCGTATAGTTTTGCCGTACCTCCATAAGAACAGATGTCGTTGGTCGGCCGGAAAGTTGTGAAGAGCACGGCGCCGCCCATGACCAGGGTCGATGTGAGGGTCCGTTCGCCAGCCGGTAGCCATCGGTACCACCCGAGCCGGTTGTTAACCAGGCTCTTCAAGGAATCAAAGGTGATGACCGAGGCACCCAGCAGCACATTGCCCAGTGTGTCGATATTCACATTAGTAACATTGTACAGCTGGAGCGGATCTGTTGTATGTACTGTATCATCACGGAAACCAACATAAAGCTGCTGTGTCGTTGTATCGGCGATATCGAATTCA
This window encodes:
- the mazG gene encoding nucleoside triphosphate pyrophosphohydrolase encodes the protein MKTDDLFRLVKTLREKCPWDRSQTLQSLKGKVIEESYELVEAISEDDLAAIMEEIGDVMFLAMFLARILEEDGKVDFDQLIESTIKKYRAKHPHVFEEKELKDENAVLEFWHKSKEDIFAGIPEILPALLAAKVIQERAARLGFDWPTHAGPLGKVREELSEIDKGQGSERHEEMGDLLFACVNLARHLNIDPEDALRNANKKFVRRFRRVLKELKSRGRDIDSVGLEEMDAIWDEIKRQE
- a CDS encoding septum formation initiator family protein; its protein translation is MYTGMKRRRKQTKQTSKRFRLLIFAAVLAVPLLYLGRRIYRFADAIFEENSMNRQRIILRAENDVLKQRIDEYKKGGLIETKAREDLGMIKKGEKVYLIRKK
- a CDS encoding putative Ig domain-containing protein — translated: MNRNTIAFWLVIVLLVTTCGGKKEEGTISSNDAPVLQSVTLLPLNPNVRSEITARILASDKDGDPITYLVKWFVNEDEIGEGMSFTYPDIKKGDKIFAEVTPYDGKTYGKTMRSGEVTIGGMAPRIVSVSVMPEMVYVTTPQITLNALFEDADQDEIDLVVHWLVNDEVLPNTSNVLQLSSLGLKKNDVITGAAFADDGDDRSEPFPFEITIANSPPAFKMKIDSVKCATDSVYYALPIFDPDGDPLSFELLDAPSGIMIDKENGVIYGTAGQTEVFEVFVRATDAEGAYLDAQFTLAAK
- the rsmG gene encoding 16S rRNA (guanine(527)-N(7))-methyltransferase RsmG, yielding MRSKDKNSQSENIEREVDELRTGLVQLGIDFDADVIARFTDYVRILYSYHGKLHLLSHRDYERISRRHFLPSLAALQYVRNHRRVCDVGAGAGFPSIPLKALLPAIDLVIFESVAKKADFLRFLVDGIRLEGVEIRNERAEEYSGEGFDLMLFRAVGKVAKLLRLVDKLLVPGGEAIFYKSQHVNTELRQAETVMKKKGYTAKVITVSTPVEGLPLALVILNKPC
- a CDS encoding MFS transporter; this encodes MSNAGKSSELRHTVKFSVTEGVYTQIYIALASAGSAFVTRFALLLGALPYHLGLLAAIGQLSLVFQPFGILITRRGTSRKKIIVKLATAGRALALVYGVLPFFFPRYIAIWVFLLLLSLSTSLHAMGTNAWIAWISDMVPDRVRGRFFSWRSRYFMIGGLLIGYVLGAFVDVFDPKTVGLIERLFSITNAGIFSAGHFEYVFIFVFVIAAIFGFLGLTFLKRQPERPSKIKKEHIAAMLIKPMRDRNFRKFLIYSLWWMLALGIGSPFWQPFMIQKLHMSLVNIQVYGTISAIASILALRPWGMIIDRFGNKAAMRIAIILGGINPLVWLFVNVNNTWILYLEAMTSGIMWSGTNIVAMNFVLAIAPSDRRQIYSGILGAFSGTAMIITMLLSGFFLPRSMEILGLYLHPEQVLFGLTGLLRWTAHVPLSWVEEPRGQPFGALMYYLRQSAKVRIAQFVGLIVRNGGNYSGSENRR
- a CDS encoding YfhL family 4Fe-4S dicluster ferredoxin — protein: MAYKINDECTACGLCEPECPVQAIAAGDPIYVIDFDKCVECEGHFDEPQCAAVCPVDACVPDPDHPKK
- the ricT gene encoding regulatory iron-sulfur-containing complex subunit RicT produces the protein MIYQLLITPFRLESCRSETGCAAGEFVLLKSKEGIDIGKVVALQKDETGSVYGEILRGVTHEDLQKQCELQEYEDFCLIEFKKAVDDFGVAMKPVYCHCQFDEERVMFYFTAEKRLEFRRLHRHISQKLNKRVVIKQIGVRDYSKLFGGIGPCGRNLCCSAFLNELKSISLRMAREQKLYVSPSKISGVCGKLLCCLNFEENFYTDFQERNLSRTMQVDEEE